The sequence gtgtatgattattgaataaatgaaatcttgtggtctattaaaattgtgaaaatgattgattacgataaactaatgaactcacaaaccttttggttgacacttgaaagcatgtttattctcaggtattaaagaaatctttcgctgtgcatttgctcattttagagatattacttggagtcattcatgacatatttcaaaaagacgttgcattcgagtcgttgagttcatcaagattattattaagtaaatgacagattagatcatttatagtttgatattatgaaatggtatgcatgtctgtcaactttcgttgaaatgaaagggaaaaagaatgcaatgcttgtaaaatgtatcatttagaggtcaaatatctcgcaatgtaaccatatgttattgtattcgtccttatggattagggcgGGTCGTCTCACTTATTCAGCTTAGGGaatataaataaaacaaataatGTTATACAGAGTATATTCATAACTTACCACTTATTTTTATACTCCATATATGTTCAAACAAGACATGTTATTAATTTAGAACTTTAGAGGGAAAAAACAAATGAATTGTAAGTTAATGATAAGACGAAAAATAATGTATTGGTAATGGAATAAAATCCGGTAGGAAGCCTCCAATTGATTCCTTGGTTAGTTTAGGTTGGCAGCTTCTCAAATTGACTGTCATTTGCTGTCTACTTATgctttttaaagacattatttatgTTCCCCCTTTTCAAATACAACACACTTATACTATTTATTATGTATGTTATTTGTTCCTGTTATGTTTTCCTGTTATATAATTCTCCCCTTGGTTTATACCCATTTTGccccattttattttatttttaaaaaatgtaCATATAGCTAAGGGTGTGTTTGTTTGCTTCTGAATGAGACCATTCAGATCTGAACACTGAATCGGTCAGCATTCAGAGTGTTTGATATGTGGCACTGAATGATGCTTCATGCTGAACGAGAAAAAAAAATCCTCTGAATCGTTCACCTTTCAAACTCTCTCTGAACTATTCAGTGCCTAAACATTTCCTCCAATACCCCCTTGTATTTCTCATCTCTGCTTCCTTCTTCCCAATCGATTGACTTTTTCACAGGTAAATTCTTCTCATCCTTACAATCTCAAACTTTTAAACACTAATTTTTTATTTTCTCGTTTACTTATATACACACGCACATATCCACCTACAACACTAAAGATCTGATTACTTGACTTTTAAGATTTATATAAACAAAACAAAAAATTAGGTATTAGAGGGTAGTAAAATTAATCAACCAGCAAGTTCTTCTTTGAGACAAATGATAGAACACTAGGAGTGCAGCTCAAAAAAAGAGAAGTGTAAACTAAAAGAAGAGAAGAGCTTATGTAAACGAAGGGAGAAAGATGGAAAATATGAAGTTGCGATCAAGAAAAAAGATGAAGTTAAGAGTTCATCGGAAAAAGAAGGGAGAAAGATACGTTACCGGTGGGATGTACGGAGAGGATTTCTGCAATGTTGACTGGCAATGACACCTTTACAGTTGATGGgtgttataaatattaaatataaacatatataatatagTGTATGCTCTTGGATAATGTTTTACAGGTTGTAAATGCATTTGGAGGAACATGTTGTGCATTtcctcatttatttattttttattattttttttattttttaaggtTAAAATGGTAATTTTATTTGGTTCAAAGTTTTGATTCAGAGCTGTTATCAAACACTGAAATTTCATTCAGAATGATACTGATTCAGAGCTTCTGAACCATTCAGAACTCTGAATCATTCAGTACTAAaccgttcagttttatcaaacgcacactAAGACTACTTACTACACACTAATAAATTGTGTAAGTCGTCACATGACCACAAGCGTGTAAGCTTATCAGAGAAACGGGGTGTTGTATTCAAATTTCAAAATTACAAATATTTAAATCACCTGTATTGCTTAAAtatttatactacggagtattatttatactTTGAAACTAGAATGCAGTTCAATATTTACATGAACCGAACCCATTTGGAGCATTTACGGATCCTCAAACGGACCACAACTGCACGAGTGGcttcagtgtttttttttttttttttttttttttttttttttcttcatattataaATACGGAATCATCAAAATAACAATATCGCACGACGCTTACTGAAAATACGTGTATAAATGGTGAGAACAATTCGTCGACCTTTTCTTAGAAAGGAAAAATAATGTCTATTCGAAAGTTGAGCTCATAATCATTAGATTAGAGGGGTTGTTCATAACCTGCTAGATTAAAAGCTCTAGCTTTAATATTCTTCAAAACAATAGTTTTACACTTCATCGACGTATGGCACGAGTCTTGtgactcttttttttttttggaccAAACGTCCTTGTCAACGATTGTGATCTTGAGATGAGCGAATATATTTCATTGTACATAATTCAAagctataataattatttatttgttCAAATTGATTTTAGAGCATCATTCTCACCAACCATCCCTTTTCAACATCAAGCTTGTCTTTTTCTTTTTCTGATATAAACAAACTCGTTGTCTATTGGAGGTAAACCTAGCAAATTTGAATTAAACGAAAACTTATGTTTAGTATCTTTCACACAAAAATAATTTGATATAAGTTCACACTCGATAATTTTTTGAAAATAAACGGCCAATGAAAGTGAAGCACCAATGAAAGTAAGTAAATAACAAGTGAGGGTGGAGAGAATAAACAAGAAGAATCATAGGAGGGAGGCCTAAGATCCAAATTGTTCCTTGTTTCCTTTAGAAGACAAATATTCCTTTCATTACACATTTACACCACTCAGATAATATGTACTCCGTAGTAGAACATTTTACGAGTGTTAGTATAATGTAATTAATTTTATAACTTCATCACTTGTAAACGCGGCGAATCTATCGTAGATCAACTAGGGTTAGCTGCCCCGACAACTACTGAAATTTTGTTGGTGTATTTGTATGTTAAAATTCGAATTTTTAAGCTATTATAATGTCTTTATATTCATTTTTCACATCTTGCCTTTGTTGAAAACAATTCCTAAATCTGACATTGTTTGTTAACCATCACAAGGGAGTGGTTTTATCTTTTTAGCGTTATGATAACTTTATGAGATGCAGGGGCAAATCCAATGTAGTTCAACTTTTCAGCTGTCATCGACAATTGAATTATTAGTGTATTTTTAAAGTTCAACGTTTTAAGTTattatattgtttttttttttaattttttatatgttTTGCCCTCTTAGAAAGATAATTCTCGATACACCACTAACACGCATCATCAAACTCCACTAATAACACATCTTGAGAGGCAAAAAGAAAGAATAAAAATGATCACGTGAAAACCCGATTAAGTCGTGCATATCTTAGTAAAATATGTCACCCCGTTATAACTTGAAAAGGAACAACATCATATATTCTCTATGATTAGTAAAATGCACATTTCAATTTCTATTTTCTAATAATCCACATCTACTTTCTAAAAACCTATAATATTGttcataatatatatttaattaattattagttattattattatgtaggtgTAGAAGTTAAGACTCTCAACTAATGCAAAATTAGTACGTGTGATCAAATTTAAAGTTTAGAATTGGGCGGCAATAAATGAATGAATTGAAATTTAGTGGTGTGGGAAGTAGAGAACGTGACCGTTATAAACGATCGTGGTCGGGACcagaaatcttaaaaaaaaaaaaaaaaaaaaaaaaaaaagcacgtTGCTCATGTGTCACTATCAACCCCCCAATATACGGTTAATTATTGCATATTTTGCTACTTTTTCACAACAGTTTTACATTAACAACACGTACGCTATAATATCTTTTGATTTATTCGTTGTAAGTTTGTAACATATATAGGTATAATTCTATAGGCCGGAAAACACGTCAAACAACAAATTGCTCATTAACTATACTCGTTACACATTGAAAGTATCAAAATGAAATTTATATTACGGAGTACTTTACAATGTAATTACAGAGGTGTAACAAACACGTACGATTGAATAATGTAAATGGTTGTCATACATCGTGTTGTTGTGATTTCGATGACAACTATAACAATACGTACTGGCAAACGAGACATAAAGAGTGTATGATATTGTTCTCGTAATATATAAagcatttataatatatatatatatattttaagggaAAAGGAAATTTTATTGATATCCACAAAAAATACACGGGCAGGATATACCCATCACCCAACAACAAACGACAAATACAGGAAACCTAGAACAAATCGAAACCTAAATCACAGTGACGACGTCTGTTTCATCTTCAATCGATTACCAATCAAATCCATATCCCAATTCCTTGCAGCCACAGCCATAGCAGCAGTACCTTTAACCTTGAATGAAGCCAATTTTAACCTAATTCCACCAATTATGCAATTCACCAAATCCTTATCACTCCTTCTTTTATCTTTAAAAATTCTACAGTTCCTCTCATGCCATATGCTATATACAGCAGTAGCTAAGGTGAGCCTATTTATGACATCCCATATCTGATTTCTAAAAGGATATGTAGCAAGTTTATGAGTAATGACCTGTAAATTAGCTGGAAGCCCCTTAAACAGAAGGCATTGCTTTACATCATTCCATACTTTAGCTGAATAGTCACACTCAAAAAACAAGTGATTGATAGAGTCCTCAATTTTTccacaaagtgcacatttgaagctCTTTGTAGGGTACCATTTCAAAAGCTTGTCTTGAGTTGTAAGCCTATTACAAACTGCTAACCATACTACATGATGCCATGGAACAGGATTAGCATTAGTTTTAAGATCATCCCATGTTTGACTTGTAGAATAACTCACAACAGCTCCTTTATTGGTAATCCATTTGATTACACCTGCTGCATCTTCAAAAACATGATCTTTAATTCTTGATCTCATAGTTAGAAGCTTTCTCCAACCCCAACTATCACTATGCTTTTCTTCAACATCCCAGATGGATTTTCCTTTTAACTTCACTAAGTTCACCCAGTTGTACCATAAAGAATTCTTCTTTTCAACAATTTTTCATAACTGTTTGAGCAAAAGTACATCATTCCATTCCTGAAGAGGTTTCAAGCCAAGACCACCTCGAATTTTAGGAGTGCATATCACTTTCCATGAAACTACTGCCTTCCCTTTTATAGAATCACCATGATTCCACAAGAATCTCTTAATAATTCTTTCAATCTCTTTAACAATAATATAAGGAAGCTTGTAAACAGATGCTCAATATATATGCATAGAAGAAAGGACTGATGCAATTAACTGTAATCTTCCTGTATAAGAAAGATGTTTTGTCTTCCAATTGTCAATTCTCTGCATAATTTTATCAATAATCTCTTTGCAGTCAGCCACCCCAAGCTTCTTTGCCAGTAATGGAACCCCAAGGTATTTAACAGGTAATTTACCAACTGTAAATGGTAATATCTGGATAATAGCATTTTGCAGGCCCAAGTTAACACTGCCAAAAAATAAGGTACTTTTATTTATGTTGGGAAGCAGACCTGATACAGAGCTAAACTCATCCAGGCTTTGTTTGATTACCCTCACAGACTCCACATCAGCATGACATAGCACAAGGAGATCATCATCAAAGCAGACATGAGTAAGCTTCATACTTTTACATCCCACATGATATTTAAACAAAGGATTGGTCTTAATTCTGAAAGCAAAAATCAGATTGAGCACCTCCATCACAAGAGTGAATAGGTAAGGTGACATAGGGTCACCTTGTCTCAAGCCCCTTCCACCATTGAAGAATCCTTTAATCTCATTATTAATGCACACAGAAAATTTGGTTGTGGTAACACACTGCATAATCCAGCCCACCATCTTTGTATGAAAGCCAAACTTAGTGAGAATAGTTTTAAGAAAGGACCAGCTTACAGTATCATAAGCCTTTTGCAGGTCAATCTTAATGGCACATCTTTTAGCTCCATGGACTCTATTGTATCCTTTCAACAACTCCTGTGTGACAAGGATATTATCTTGAATAGCTCTACCAGGTATAAATGCACTTTGATTAATATTAACCAGCTTTTCAAGCCCTTTCTTCATTCTATTCACTAAAATCTTGCTTATCCCTTTGAATAAAACATTGCAGCATGCTATTGGTCGGAAGTCAGAGACTTTATTGGGAGTTTCAAGCTTGGGAATCAATGCTATCAATGTAGAATTAATGCCACCAATTAACTTCCCAGAGATAAAGAATTCTCTTATGGCCCTGCACACATCAATCCCACAATCTCCCATGCTTTTTTGAAAAAAGTGAAGTATATCCATCTGGACCTGCAGCCTTATCACTATCTATATCAAAGATTGCCTCTTTTATCTCCTCATCAGTAACCTCCTTAATCATTTCATTAGCTTCAGTTTCATCAAGAATTGTATTAAAAATCTCTCCAACTTCTTCAATAGGCCTGACTGAATCTGTTTTCCCCAGAAAATTTTGAAAGTGATTTACAAATTGATCTGCAACCTCATCTCCAAAATATCTAGTACCACCTTCATTGCAGATACTTTCAAATCTTGTTTTTTGTTTTCTACTCTTCAAAATATTATGAAAGTACTTAGTATTCTTATCACCTTCATTTAACCATTTAATTTTTGTTTTCTGTTGCAGGATTAGGAATTCATCATGTTTTGCAGCCTCAAAATCAACAAGTAATTTTCTTGCAACTTCTCTTAAATTGGCATTATGAGGATCCAAATCAATTTGAGACTGACAAGATTTTAAATCCTGCTTTAGCTGCTTTATCTTATCAAAAACATTCCCACCAGACCAACTTAACCTCCTTAACTCTTTTTTAAGCCCTTTTAATTTCTTTTGAAGACAGTACATAGCACACCCTACATGCTTATCCTCCCAACCCTTCTTAACAATTGCCAAAAAGTCTTCTTTATCAACAATAAAGTTCATAAATATGAAAGATTTAGGTTTGTCTATCATAAATTGTGGCAAACACAATATGCCAGGACTATGATCTGAAATCACATAAGGTAAGAAAATGCCATTTGCTTGAGGGATAGAATTCATGACCTCTTCATTTATCAAAATTCTGTCCAGCTTCTTCAGTGTATCACACTTAGGGTTTTTAAGGGATTTGGTCCAAGTGAAGTGAAATCCAGAACTATTAATATCCTCCACCTCAAGTTTAGAGATGCAAGAGTTGAAATCTTTCATGTCTTCTGTCAACAAAGAACTTCCTGAAGAATGCTCACTCAAATATCTAGTTACATTGAAATCACCCATGATAAACCATGGGTATTTATTAGTAATACTCTTCTGAATCACCAAATCCTTCCAAAGAGCAACCCTATCCTTCCCCTTAttacatgcatacacaaaagtgcaGAAAATCTTTTGTTTTGTACTTATTATCTCAACCATACAGAAAATAGCTTGTTTAGTACAGCTATGAATCATAACATTCACCTTACTATCATCCCATCCTACAATAATTCTACAACTATTGGAACTAAACTTGATATTGGAGTACCATTTC comes from Rutidosis leptorrhynchoides isolate AG116_Rl617_1_P2 chromosome 4, CSIRO_AGI_Rlap_v1, whole genome shotgun sequence and encodes:
- the LOC139842909 gene encoding uncharacterized protein, which codes for MRSRIKDHVFEDAAGVIKWITNKGAVVSYSTSQTWDDLKTNANPVPWHHVVWLAVCNRLTTQDKLLKWYPTKSFKCALCGKIEDSINHLFFECDYSAKVWNDVKQCLLFKGLPANLQVITHKLATYPFRNQIWDVINRLTLATAVYSIWHERNCRIFKDKRRSDKDLVNCIIGGIRLKLASFKVKGTAAMAVAARNWDMDLIGNRLKMKQTSSL